One Macrobrachium rosenbergii isolate ZJJX-2024 chromosome 10, ASM4041242v1, whole genome shotgun sequence DNA window includes the following coding sequences:
- the LOC136842371 gene encoding bromodomain-containing protein 2-like: MNHSHGRNQKRQTNNNRKKSFKINEKEKKIYNRIFDNKEESTGLIKSQDIESEKEEEEEEEEEEEEEEEEEEEEEEEEIGCYSETVDAWELLFHLYVCQAKPSTGGTFGHSALKTVERGVRVVGQQGRRDPENKGNKVVLITTPPPNVGPSLHAPPCIYDITSPSKKKKKKKKKKKKKKKKKKKKKKYVEDDPE; encoded by the exons ATGAACCACTCCCACGGCCGCAATCAGAAGCGGCAGACCAACAATAACCGTAAAAAGTCCTTCAAGAtcaacgaaaaggaaaaaaaaatatataatcggATATTCGATAACAAGGAAGAGTCGACGGGACTAATCAAGTCACAAGATATCGAAAGTGAAAAAG aagaagaagaagaagaagaagaagaagaagaagaagaagaagaagaagaagaagaagaagaagaagaagaaatagggtGCTATAGTGAGACAGTCGACGCCTGGGAACTTTTGTTCCACCTTTATG TctgccaagccaagccaagcactgggggcactttcggccattcagcgctcaagacagtggagcgaggagttagagtggttggacagcaagggagaagagatccagaaaacaaaggaaataaagtgGTTTtaattaccacgccccctccaaatgttggtccttccctccacgcacccccttgcatctatga CATAACATCgccgtcgaagaagaagaagaagaagaagaagaagaagaagaagaagaagaagaagaagaagaagaagaagaaatatgtcgAGGATGACCCAGAATAA